One genomic window of Lytechinus variegatus isolate NC3 chromosome 1, Lvar_3.0, whole genome shotgun sequence includes the following:
- the LOC121412889 gene encoding toll-like receptor 4: protein MATSTVLHPLLLVIITSSLQSVHGIVRNSPTVFTEKPLHGCDYDMVKKEVSCNYKQLDDVPQNFPRDTKYLDLSYNQITILLNSSFNVYPLISHLIIVQNDVRSIDSAALYPLKFLRYLDLSKNFRLLLPVTDIFLVSSKLSHLDLIGSNLTSFPNNMLKSTTHLRLLRLTANYLSFINVSSCSKVDAVYLSNNRIQRLTAEDFIFPCQTDSLSLVGNPIQFVESTVIASLKVHSLRLGGYPLSNEVLSNIILGISMSKNIKELGIFGGSIGTFPKYLFDSLCNYSLSVLTFKENHLKNLHPFVFSNLTTLKQLIIIDNYVSIDNIQPNFFDGMHALEVLNMSNNGILQINPSNQNWTLNVTHINLRKNALRTLFVSAFHGLRNLILLDLRENNLVELTLTAFSRLRSLYLNNIENPYGVLRPGESFLTLKSLVDLRLRHGYINGAILFNTEEKVSLFDGLSNLRFLDLSENQPLGIVLPHDVFRQLSALQELTLDDCHIRHINPLLFLGLRSLQKLSLKENRITQLSYEFMFLFHLTDINLNGNVISYLGPSTFSTNKKLSIISLAHNQLTNLDQRTIKPIIFSIVSLDLSNNPIICDCDLNWLVGLLNKNLHLAQEDNTHCSQASLKPFRLKPLTDFDPNDICTNINVFSLLAPLSVCCLLFIILVVFRNRWHLKYKIFLLKLAVFGYKEIRDARDHNDFEYDINIMFYDDDEEWIREHLRPALEENLPQFQRNVFGDEGLVLGMHYLDAVDHAVTHSYKTIIVLSRAAVRDHWFILKFRTAMDHVSDTLTEFVLVIFLEDIPDDEVPFLVRLYLSDGRPYINWTDDVRGHEYFWNELSKRLTINLRTNDMIPNE, encoded by the coding sequence ATGGCAACTTCAACTGTGTTACACCCCTTGCTCCTTGTCATCATCACTTCCTCATTGCAATCTGTGCATGGAATTGTACGGAATTCTCCGACAGTGTTCACTGAGAAACCCCTTCATGGATGTGACTATGACATGGTTAAGAAGGAGGTTTCCTGCAACTATAAACAACTGGATGACGTTCCCCAAAACTTTCCTCGGGACACCAAGTACCTTGACTTGTCTTATAACCAAATCACCATTCTTTTGAACTCTTCGTTCAATGTATACCCTCTTATCAGTCACTTGATTATTGTTCAAAACGATGTGAGATCTATTGATTCTGCTGCTTTATACCCTTTGAAGTTCTTAAGATATCTGGATCTCTCCAAAAACTTCCGTCTTTTGCTTCCGGTAACGGACATCTTCCTGGTGTCTTCAAAACTTTCCCATCTCGACCTGATAGGATCAAACCTAACATCATTCCCAAATAACATGCTGAAGTCGACTACACATCTACGTCTTCTACGTCTAACAgcaaattatttatcttttatcaaTGTTAGTTCTTGTTCTAAAGTAGATGCCGTTTATCTGTCCAATAATCGAATACAACGCCTTACAGCAGAGGATTTCATCTTTCCTTGCCAAACTGACTCTCTCAGTCTAGTAGGTAACCCGATACAATTTGTAGAATCTACTGTCATTGCATCACTTAAAGTCCATTCATTGAGGTTAGGTGGATATCCTTTAAGTAACGAAGTATTATCAAACATCATCCTCGGAATCTCAATGTCCAAAAACATCAAAGAACTCGGTATCTTCGGAGGCTCAATCGGTACCTTTCCAAAGTATTTATTTGATTCACTGTGCAACTATTCCCTTTCTGTATTGACCTTCAAAGAGAATCACTTGAAGAACCTCCATCCTTTTGTCTTTTCGAATTTGACAACACTCAAACAGTTGATTATCATTGATAATTATGTCTCAATTGACAATATTCAACCAAATTTTTTTGATGGTATGCACGCATTGGAAGTGTTGAACATGAGCAACAATGGTATATTACAAATAAATCCCAGCAACCAGAATTGGACTTTGAATGTAACTCACATTAACCTACGAAAAAATGCGTTGAGAACATTATTCGTGTCTGCATTTCATGGTTTAAGAAACTTAATATTATTGGATCTTCGCGAAAACAATCTTGTTGAACTTACACTTACTGCCTTTTCAAGGCTAAGATCATTATACTTGAACAACATCGAAAACCCATACGGTGTATTGCGTCCGGGTGAATCGTTTCTAACTCTAAAATCTCTTGTAGATCTGAGATTGCGTCACGGTTACATTAATGGTGCTATTCTATTTAACACGGAAGAAAAAGTTTCTCTGTTTGATGGTTTATCCAATCTTCGCTTTCTAGACTTAAGCGAGAATCAACCGTTGGGTATCGTTCTACCGCATGATGTATTCAGGCAACTATCTGCTTTACAGGAGCTAACTTTAGATGATTGCCATATCAGGCATATTAATCCTCTTTTGTTCTTGGGATTAAGATCACTTCAGAAGTTgagtttgaaagaaaatagaattacccaattatcatatgagttcatgtttttgtttcatttaaccGATATTAACTTAAACGGAAACGTTATTTCGTATTTGGGACCATCGACGTTCTCAACTAATAAGAAgctttcaattatttcattggCTCACAACCAATTAACGAACCTTGATCAGCGTACTATCAAACCGATCATTTTCTCCATCGTATCACTTGACCTATCAAACAATCCAATTATTTGTGATTGTGATCTAAACTGGCTTGTTGGTTTGTTGAACAAGAACCTGCACTTAGCACAGGAAGATAATACGCACTGTTCACAGGCATCTCTTAAGCCTTTTCGTCTAAAACCTCTGACCGATTTTGATCCGAATGACATCTGTACTAATATCAATGTCTTTTCCCTGTTGGCTCCGCTGTCAGTCTGTTGTTTGTTATTCATCATCCTAGTTGTATTTCGCAACCGATGGCATTTGAAATACAAGATCTTTCTCCTGAAACTAGCTGTCTTTGGATACAAAGAGATAAGAGACGCCCGGGATCACAACGATTTCGAGTATGACATCAACATCATGTTTTATGACGACGACGAAGAATGGATTCGCGAACATCTTCGACCTGCTCTCGAAGAAAACCTTCCACAGTTCCAGAGGAACGTCTTTGGTGACGAAGGCCTTGTCCTTGGTATGCATTACTTAGATGCTGTGGATCACGCGGTGACCCATAGTTACAAGACCATCATCGTACTCAGTAGAGCAGCTGTGAGAGACCACTGGTTCATTCTTAAGTTTCGTACGGCCATGGATCACGTGAGTGATACTCTGACTGAATTTGTACTGGTGATATTCCTTGAAGACATCCCAGATGATGAAGTGCCTTTCTTGGTGAGGTTGTATCTAAGTGATGGCAGGCCTTACATCAACTGGACAGATGATGTAAGAGGACATGAATATTTCTGGAATGAGTTGTCAAAGAGGCTGACCATTAATCTAAGGACAAATGATATGATCCCAAACGAGTAG